One part of the Gossypium raimondii isolate GPD5lz chromosome 1, ASM2569854v1, whole genome shotgun sequence genome encodes these proteins:
- the LOC105785789 gene encoding E3 ubiquitin-protein ligase BOI, translating into MLGGNEGNPMLPICMDENGLPYQTNASNQLQLFGRLPVGCTVDVVNYFGNEHLAPMVPPNKRGHETEDILRQQKLQISLNYKIYKEEADCSASIPNPHAVSTGLRLSYDDDERNSSVTSASGSMTHGPLMILALGDNVTTELDRQKEEFDQYIKMQEEHLTKGIRDMKQRHTASFLAAIEKGVSKKLREKDVELETVNRKNRELVDRIKQVTMEAQNWHHRAKYNESVVNVLKRNLEQVMSQSQGGEQQGKEGFGESEVDDAASYIDPNNLLSIPDVGGAKCVSRNRHGMICRACNAKEVSVLLMPCRHLCICKDCDVLISVCPVCQVKKTARVQVYLS; encoded by the exons ATGCTAGGAGGCAATGAAGGTAATCCTATGCTGCCCATTTGCATGGATGAGAATGGTCTTCCATATCAGACTAATGCATCAAATCAACTGCAGTTATTTGGAAGAT TACCCGTTGGATGTACTGTTGATGTGGTGAATTATTTTGGAAATGAGCATTTAGCTCCCATGGTTCCACCCAATAAAAGAGGCCATGAAACAGAAGATATTCTGAGGCAACAGAAGCTACAAATTtcattgaattataaaatttataaagaggAAGCTGACTGTTCTGCTAGCATTCCTAATCCCCATGCTGTATCTACTGGCTTACGGCTAtcatatgatgatgatgagcgGAACTCATCTGTGACTTCTGCTAGCGGAAGCATGACACATGGACCGTTAATGATCTTGGCTCTCGGTGACAATGTTACAACCGAACTTGATCGTCAGAAAGAAGAATTTGATCAATATATCAAAATGCAG GAAGAGCACTTGACGAAGGGAATAAGAGACATGAAACAAAGACACACGGCTTCTTTTCTTGCTGCTATTGAGAAAGGTGTTAGCAAAAAGCTTAGGGAGAAAGACGTAGAACTAGAGACTGTGAATCGCAAGAATAGGGAACTGGTGGACAGGATAAAGCAGGTGACTATGGAAGCCCAGAATTGGCACCACAGAGCAAAATACAATGAGTCAGTCGTCAATGTGTTGAAGAGAAACCTGGAGCAAGTAATGTCACAGTCACAGGGTGGTGAGCAGCAGGGAAAGGAAGGTTTTGGAGAAAGTGAAGTCGATGATGCTGCCTCGTATATTGACCCCAACAACTTACTCAGCATTCCTGATGTTGGTGGTGCCAAATGTGTTTCCAGGAATCGCCATGGCATGATTTGCAGAGCTTGCAACGCAAAGGAGGTGTCCGTTTTGTTGATGCCGTGTAGGCACCTTTGCATATGTAAAGATTGTGATGTGCTAATTAGTGTTTGTCCTGTCTGCCAGGTTAAGAAAACAGCTCGTGTCCAAGTTTACTTATCATAA